A genomic region of Solanum dulcamara chromosome 2, daSolDulc1.2, whole genome shotgun sequence contains the following coding sequences:
- the LOC129880577 gene encoding non-specific lipid transfer protein GPI-anchored 1, translated as MASAYKLVVLLIVCTGLLADGDDKSFDDKCGAEFQKVAACLTYATGKAPSPSKECCDAAKDIKEHEPVCLCYIIEQIHKGSSPQLKSMGIQEDKLLQLPSACKLTNASISNCPKLLNIPPNSPDYAIFTNATKSPISTPAGSSSSSSSSSMDTNKDVSKGFKNGPKLSVAGTVIAAALVAIFLAVIPRELLMF; from the exons ATGGCAAGTGCGTATAAATTAGTAGTTTTACTGATAGTCTGTACTGGATTATTAGCTGATGGGGATGATAAGAGCTTCGATGACAAGTGTGGTGCGGAGTTTCAAAAGGTGGCAGCATGTTTAACATACGCGACGGGGAAGGCACCGTCGCCATCGAAGGAGTGCTGCGATGCGGCAAAGGATATAAAAGAGCATGAACCGGTTTGCCTATGCTACATAATAGAACAGATCCATAAAGGATCAAGTCCTCAGTTGAAGAGTATGGGCATTCAAGAAGATAAATTGCTTCAGCTTCCTTCTGCGTGCAAGCTCACTAACGCTAGCATCTCTAACTGCCCTA AGCTACTCAACATTCCTCCAAATTCTCCTGACTATGCCATCTTCACCAATGCGACCAAATCACCTATATCCACACCTGCCGGATCttcgtcatcatcatcatcgtcgTCGATGGATACTAATAAAGACGTTTCCAAAGGATTCAAGAACGGACCCAAGCTTTCAGTCGCCGGAACAGTTATAGCTGCTGCACTTGTTGCAATCTTTTTAGCTGTAATTCCTAGGGAGCTACTAATGTTTTGA